CACGCATGTGGCCGTCGGGGATTTCTCGCGGCGGGCGCAGCCCGGGCGCTACCACGACGAAATGGCCGCGATGGTGCGGCATTTCAACCAGATGATCGACGCACTCGAACGCTCGGCGAAGGAGCGCCGTGCCAACGCCGCATCCATATCGCACGAGCTGCGCACGCCGCTCACCGTGCTGCGCGCGCGCCTGCACGCCATCTGCGATGGGGTCATCGAGGCCGATGCAGCCGAATCCCGGGCGCTGCTCGACCAGGTCGAATACCTGGGGCGGCTCGTGGGCGACCTGCATACCCTGTCGATGCTGGAAGCCGGCCAGCTGTCGCTGGAGACCTTCACGGTGGATCTGGCCGAACTGGTCCGCGATGCGCTGGCCGGCCATGCGCAGCGCATCGCCGACCACGGCGTGCGGCTCGACCTCCGCCTGCCTGAAGGGGAAGGAATGGCGCGCGTGGTGCTCGATCCGGACCGCATGCGCCAGATCCTCTTCAACCTGGTGGAAAACGTGCTGCGCCATGCGGCTGCCGGCGGCTGGCTGGGAGTGGACGTGGCCGTGGAAGCGTCGCAGGTGGTGCTGGTCGTGAGTGATGCGGGGCCGGGCCTTCCGCCGCGGCTCCTGGAGCGTCCCTTCGAGCGCTTTCCGCACGAGCCCGGACGGCGCGGCGAGGGATCCGGGCTGGGGCTTTCCATCGTGCAGGCCCTGGTGCAGCGGCAGAGCGGCCGTGTGCACGTGGAAAACCGTGCAGAGGGTGGCGCACGGTTCACGGCCGCCTTTCCTCTGGCCGCCTGACGCCCCGGCACCCGGCGCCCGGTTCGGGAAACAGGCGCACCGGTGGGTGGCACCGAGTCCTACAGGGCATGCCGCCCCTGGACCACAGGAGCGAACGGGTGCGGTTTCTACGATGGCGGCTGCCGTGAGCGACATGTCGCCCAAGATCTTCCCCTCCAAGAACGAAACAATGCCCCATCTCCTGATGAAGACCTGTGCCGCCCTGGCCACCGCTGCGCTGCTGAGCGCCTGCGGAGGCGGCAATGACGACGATCCAACGCCCAGCGACCAGGCAGGTGTCTTCACCGTCACGGGCTCTACCGCATCCGGGCTGAACGGTGTCTACGGTGACGGCAATATCAACCTCACCGATGTAGAAAAGCGCAATCCCATCGGCTCCGCCCCGGAAGTGTGCGCTTTCCGTTTCGATGGTGCCAACAAGGTAGGCGCGAGTGGACAGGCCTTTGGCGATGTCCGCTACGAGCCGAACGCCACGCGGCTGTACGTTGCATTCCTGACTTTCGCCGGGCGCGAGTTCAGCGCGTCCGACTGGAGCGATACCTCGGTGGTGCGCGATGCCAACCAGGTGCGTATCGTGAGCAAGACACTCACGGCCACCGATGGCTCGGGCGACCGCGTCACTGTTTCGGGCGTTGTGCCCATGCGAGCCAACCGCCCTTCCGGCTGCTGATTCGCCGACCGATCCCCCCTCACCCCAACCTCTGGGGTTTCACCCTGTTCGCCCAACGGCGGACAGGGTTTTTTATTGCAGAGGCCGCGTGCGGGGGGGACGGGCTTTGGCGGGTCCGGTGGGAGAATCCTGCCCCATGACCGCTGCCGCACCCTCTCCCATTTCCTCTGTCCCCGCTGCCTCCGAGCCGGTGGATACCCTCACGATCACCCGTCCCGACGACTGGCATCTGCACGTGCGCGACGGCGAGCCGCTGCTGACCGTGGTTCCCCATACCGCCGCACAGTTCGGGCGGGCCGTGATCATGCCCAACCTGCGGCCTCCGGTGACCACGGCAGCGCAGGCCCTGGCCTACAAGGAGCGCATTCTCGCGGCCGTGCCGGCCGGCGTGTCGTTCGAGCCGCTCATGACGCTCTACCTCACCGACAACCTTCCGCCCGAGGAAATCGCCCGCGCGAAAGAGGCCGGCATCGTGGCCTGCAAGCTCTATCCCGCCGGGGCCACGACCAACAGCGATGCCGGCGTGACCGAGCTGCGCAAGATCTACCCCGTGCTGGAAGCCATGCAGAAGGCCGGTTTGCTGCTGCTGGTGCATGGCGAGGTCACGGGCAACGAGGTCGACCTTTTCGACCGCGAGGCCGTGTTCATCGAACGGCAGTTCATTCCGCTGCGCCGCGATTTCCCTGAACTGAAGATCGTCTTCGAGCACATCACCACGCGCGACGCCGCGCAGTACGTGGCCTCCAGCGATGCTTTCACGGCCGCCACGATCACGCCGCAGCATCTGCTGTTCAACCGCAATGCGATCTTCACCGGCGGTATCCGTCCCCATTACTACTGCCTGCCCGTGCTCAAGCGTGAAACCCACCGGCTCGCGCTGGTGGAGGCAGCGACCAGCGGTAGCGCCAAGTTCTTCCTGGGCACCGACAGCGCGCCCCATGCCGCCCACCTCAAGGAGCATGCCACCGGCTGTGCCGGCTGCTACAGCGCACATGCGGCCATGGAGCTGTACGCCGAGGCTTTCGACAACGCGGGCGCCCTGCACCAACTGGAAGGCTTCGCAAGCTTCCACGGCCCGGCCTTCTACGGCCTGCCGCGCAACCGGGGAACGCTGACCCTGCGCCGCGAATCCTGGGTGCCGCCCGAAAGCTTCCCATTCGGCGAAGCGCAGTTGAAGCCGCTGCGCTCGGGCGAGGCTTTGCCGTGGCGCGTGGTGGGCGCGTAGGCGTTCCCGGATGCAACCCCTCTTCGGTCCCGCGTCCCCGTGGCTGGAACCATTGGCTGCCGTGGGTGCGCAGGGAGAGGCGCAGTGGCGCGCCGGCCTGCCGGTGGCTGATGCGTTGAACCGGCTGGCGGGGGCCTGCACTGCGGTCCCGGGCGCCGCCCCCTGCGGCGTTCGCTTCGCACCCCAGGCCGCATTGGAAAAGGGCGTGCCCTATGAGCAATTCGTCCATGCAACCGGCACCGTACCCACCCGCGACAACCTGCACGACTTTTTCAACGGGCTCATCTGGCTGCATTACCCGCAGACCAAGCGGCTGTTGAACCGCTGGCAGGCCGAGGCCATCGCCGCGCAGGGCATCGGCGCGGTCCGCGGGCCGCTGCGGGATGCGATCACGGTGTTCGACGAGAACGGCGCGGTCCTGATGGCGCCGGCTGCGCTGCAGGAGGCGCTCGCGGCACGGGCCTGGCGCCGGCTGTTCGTGGATTTG
The DNA window shown above is from Acidovorax sp. NCPPB 4044 and carries:
- a CDS encoding sensor histidine kinase; the protein is MQGSLFNRVWVRFGLWIAATVLATMALLTASVMLFSEIQYRDFYRSLPMDIQRELDDLRERDMEDSPRAMEIYGHYWHGDLLFGEKWSLVVGLVVCLPVGLVVGFWVSRLVTQPLASMAEVATHVAVGDFSRRAQPGRYHDEMAAMVRHFNQMIDALERSAKERRANAASISHELRTPLTVLRARLHAICDGVIEADAAESRALLDQVEYLGRLVGDLHTLSMLEAGQLSLETFTVDLAELVRDALAGHAQRIADHGVRLDLRLPEGEGMARVVLDPDRMRQILFNLVENVLRHAAAGGWLGVDVAVEASQVVLVVSDAGPGLPPRLLERPFERFPHEPGRRGEGSGLGLSIVQALVQRQSGRVHVENRAEGGARFTAAFPLAA
- the pyrC gene encoding dihydroorotase, which encodes MTAAAPSPISSVPAASEPVDTLTITRPDDWHLHVRDGEPLLTVVPHTAAQFGRAVIMPNLRPPVTTAAQALAYKERILAAVPAGVSFEPLMTLYLTDNLPPEEIARAKEAGIVACKLYPAGATTNSDAGVTELRKIYPVLEAMQKAGLLLLVHGEVTGNEVDLFDREAVFIERQFIPLRRDFPELKIVFEHITTRDAAQYVASSDAFTAATITPQHLLFNRNAIFTGGIRPHYYCLPVLKRETHRLALVEAATSGSAKFFLGTDSAPHAAHLKEHATGCAGCYSAHAAMELYAEAFDNAGALHQLEGFASFHGPAFYGLPRNRGTLTLRRESWVPPESFPFGEAQLKPLRSGEALPWRVVGA